Within Thermococcus sp. Bubb.Bath, the genomic segment GGAGCGAGCTCCGCGCTTATAGCGGTCGGCTCATTGTAGCCGTTTATCCTCTCCGTATCGAGCGTGAAGACGACGGTGTTTCCAATCCTCGGTTCTCCTTTAAGGGCGACATTGTACTTTATGCCCTCGCTCGGCTTCAGGGAATCCACCTTTTTGAGGTAGTCTCTGTCGAAGTTATCCCTTCCAAGGAGCTCCACAGTCTCTTTGATGCCGATGTTTGAAACCAGCACATCGTAGGAGAACTCCTCGTTGTCGGCCGTCACGACCTTCTTGGCCTCGGTATTGACTTCAACGGCCTTCTTCCGCGTCAGAATCTTTCCGCCGTTCTCCCCAACGATTCTCGCAAGCTCGTCAGTTAGGGCCTTACAGCCCCCCTTGACGAGACCGGGACCGCCCCACTTCAAAGCCGCCTTTATCTCCCTCGCCAGCTCTCCAGCTGGAACGTCGAGGACGCTGTCTGCCCAGCCCAGGAAGCTCTTGATGAAGAGGTCGGTGAACTCGTTGTCGCCTATCCTCTCCCTTATCCACTCCCTTCCGCTCATCTCGGCCTCTTCTCCATTCGGGAGCTTGTTCCTCTTTATGTCCAGAAGGAGTTTGGTTGCCTTGGCCCTCTCCTTCCAGCCCAAGTACTTCCAGCCGTCGCGGTAGTGGAAGGTTTTGCCCTCGTAGAATATCATGCCCTTTGGATTGGAGTTCACTATTGTGACGTTCGCACCGAGGAGCTTAAGGAGATGTGCCAGTGGGCCGTCTTCGCCGTGCGGGAGCATGTGAAAGGCCCCCGTTGAGAGGCCGAAGCCCTTGTAGTTCAGGTTCGTAAAGCGACCGCCGGTGTAGGGTGCCTTCTCAAGAACCGTGACATCGTAGCCGTTCTTGGTTAAGAACCCAGCCGTTAAAAGCCCGCCGATTCCAGAGCCTATTACGACTGCCCTCATTCTACCACCTGAAAGGCCAAAGGTGAAGGAGAAATATAAGGGTTTGGCCGTTGCATAGATGCGCGACTCTTTTACTCAGGCTTCTTTTGATTTATCCTAAGAGGAAAACTTAACTTGAAATAAATTTATACTCGAAAAAAAAAGGAAGAATCCTTACGTTAAATAAAAGGAAAAATTTATAAGAACAAAGTGATTAGAGTGTGTTGCAAATACCCATAAGGAGGTGAACTTCGTGAAGTGGAAGCCCTTATTTGCAGTCCTGTTGGGACTGCTGATGGTTGGAGTGACGGCTGGAAGTGTTAGTGCTCAAGTATCCCCCACCAATCTCCAAATCTCCAACGTTGATAGTCATACCAAGATTATTTCACTCTCAACAACTAACCCGTATCAATTTCACCCACTACCCCCAAAACCGAAAGTGTTCTTGGACAAGGATCAGGTTGATTTGGAATTCTCAAAGTATGACTCGTATATTCAGTATGGGGGCAGGATATACCTTGCATTCCACTGGGGTCTGGACATTATTTATGTCCTCAACGCAGGAAGTCCTGATAGAGTTTCCCTACTGATTCCGTGGGAGGTAAAAACACCCTCTGGATGGGTTCCACTCTTTGAGGAGGATGACCCTGATGTCTACGTCAAAGTTTACATTGGGGATAACAGCACAATCAAGATAACAATAGAAGATCACGACGGGATTCACCCCATAGAGAAAAAGATTGGAAACGTCGAGTTCAGGTTAAAGCGTGTTCAAGTTTCTGCTCCCGAAAACGACGTTACCTCCGCAGAGGTTTACATTGGAATGACACCCCGTCCTGAATTCATAAATACAACCCTACCAATAGTCATGGGGTACACTCACACATGGGACTGGAGCCGTTTTGTGACAGTAATTACTGCCGTTGTAGCGGAGGGTTTTGTATCAGTGGCTTTTGGACCCGAAGCAGGCATGTTAGCAAAAATAGCGTTTAGTGCCTTGACTTCTTTTACGGCAGATGAACTTGCTGGTCATTTACCTAAGGAGTCATGGACCATTGGAAAGATATTCAACGTCAAACTCGACTATGATGAATACTTAGTGCACGGAGGCCCATCCCCTTCTCCCTGTTTCAACGGAAGATGCGCAATGTACCTTAACCCATCAAACAGTATCAACCCGAACAATGGAAGGGGTTAGTATGAAAAACTTTTTTGCTTTTATTCTATCAAACTATGGGGTGTGGGAAGTGAATAGGGAAACACCACCGGAGAAGCTAACATTTGTTGACACATTCGTAAGAGGATTTCTAAGTTTCGGCCTGCTGGGTTCGTTCTTCGGAATCATCATCTACGCGGTCTCCAAGTCTCTTTGGGCTACTGCAAAGTTCAACCTCGCCCTCTGGATTATAACATCTCCCCTCGCATACTTCAGGATTTACAACCCTGCACTGAAGTGGCTGATAGATAGTGGAGAGTCCTTCTCGCAAGCAAAAAGGAAGGCCGAGCGGGCTGCTAAGAGGTTTGCCCTTGAGTGGGCGATCCTGCTTCCGCTGGCGACTGCTGCCGGGGCAGTCCTGTACTCTGGGGTTTACCCAAACGTTCCGCTTGCAGTTGCGCTCGTCGTCCTGAACTCGGCCTTTTGGGGTTACGTACACGCGAGGATCTTCACACAGGCCTACCTCCCATTCGCCAACCTCAAGAATGTGTTCTGGGTTTCAAAAGTGCTCTGGCGGAGAATCTATAGATCGACGGATGGCCATTCTGACGGAGTTTGAGGATGTATGTTAATTGGATCACGTTGTGAATTTTAAGGAGTGTGTTCGAGTTTTTCATTATTAAAAATTCAAGTGCATTTAGCAATAATGGATACTGATGCATGATCCTCTGTCAGATTTACAGTGTTCAGTAGATGGCAGAAGTGAAAACTTATCAATTTTTTATTTTTTTAAGTTGGATATCATTCCAAAAATTTGGGTAATGAACAGAAAATTGATTGCATACATCACTATGCTCATTTTGGCAACATTAGCGTTTTGGGTGATCATTCCAATCCCACTTTGAGGTGATGAAAGATGAAACCCGCCAAATCTATCAAACTCTCTCGTTCCTCTTCTTTGCACAGGCTTCTATGCTCACTATACACGCTAAGACTCTGAATTTAACCCCTTTTCCTTAAGCTTTCTTTTGACTAATTCTAAGTGCAAAATGTGACTTTAACAGATTTATACTCATAAAAAATGGAAGGCTAGAATTATTGGTAAAAGAAAAAACTTTTAAAGAGGAAATGTCAATATGAACGTGATTTGCATGAGGAGAGAGCAGTTGATAGTCTATGCCGCCATAACAGTGCTGGCAATCTTTGCCGCCGTCTTAGCTCTGGATGCCAGTTACTTTACCACCCATCACCTGCTGTCCGTCATGGGGGTTATCATATTCCTCCTTCTGGGCACGGAGCTTTTTCTTGTAAGAATGCACGTATCGCGGACGGACGTCTTGATGGGTGCCGCCATGATATTCATAGCATTGGGTTTTGCCCTCTACGTAGACTACACGTTTTATCCACGCCATTCCGCGATGAGAACAATGGAGGTGTGGTTAGCCGTGAGTATAACATAGATAGTTGCGGCGGAGATGATGCAGTTGGGCAGGAGGTTATCGAAGATAAGAGGAGTGACACAAAAGAGGTGATTGCTATGAGGTTGGTACCAGTTATCCAGTGGGTTGGGTTTGCCCTTACAGCGCTATTCATGGGGATCTCCCTCTATGACCAGGCCTATTTTATTGACCACCATCTGTTAGCGGTCTTTGCAGTTGTGATGACAATCCTTGAAGAGGCTGGAACCTATCTGGCAAAAGTCGAAGGCAGGATAACTCCAAGGAATGCCATGCTTACCAGCGTTCTACTTTTCCTAGTGATGATAGCGGCCCTCTATGTTGACCACGTTGAAGCTCACGTTTTTCATCTTATTTATTGAAGTGTCTTTTTTCTTGTTTTTGTGATCGTTGAGGACCTTTGACTTTCTGTGAAGTTGACAACAGTTATGAGAAAAATAGAAGCAGGGCATAAAAGAGGCTCAGAGCCTCCACTCAACCCCAAGAATCTCGCTGTACGTATCGAGCACCTTTTCAAGGTACTCCCTGGCCGTTCCGACCTTGTCGATCCTGAACTTCCCTGCCCACTTCTCATTGCCGAACTCTTCGCTTCCCTTGGCAACGAGGTCGATAACGCGCATGCTGTCCCAGAACACCGGACCGTGACCGGTTTTCTTCGCGTAGTCTATCATGCGCTTGAGTTGCCGCTTTGAGTGCTCTTCCATGTCTACGTTCTCCCCGTAGGCCTCCATGAAGAGGGCCTTAAGGACCGGCTTCATCCAGCCGCGGTGGAAGCGGCACCAGCCGACGTTGTCGTACCAGAACTCCCAGAGGGCGCTCGCGATAATCTTCTGGGCCAGCTCCTCCGGCTCGAGGAAGACGCCGAACTGGTAGAACGTCCAGTAGCGGCCCTGAATCGGGAGCGGGATGTAGTTTCCAATGGCCCAGTACATTGTCGGCGTCATCTCACCGTCCTCGCCGAGAGGCGTGTAGACGGCGTAGTCCTTGAAGCTCTCGCCATATTTGAGTCTGTCCTTGAACTTCTCGTCGAGGATGACGCTCGCCTTTCTCTTCCCGAGACCGATGATCTTGGCTATCTCGTTCTCGGCGAAAGCCACTCTGTGGGCAAGTTCAGCAACGAGCTTAGCGTTCTTCTTGCTGGCCTCGGCGGGCCTCTCAAGGAGCGCCTCCTTAGTGAAGTCAGGGACATCGCTGAGACCGACTTCCTCCGGCTTGAGTATTCCGCGGTGGACGAGCTCGAGAACCCACGCCGCGGTTCCTCCGAACTCTATGGCGTCGAAGCCCATAGCATCAACGGTCGGGACACTTATGTCGCTGGCGCGGAGGGTTATGACGCCGCTGAGCGGGCCGTTGGCTTCCCTCGGCTCGTACTCGATGTGGTGGCCGTTGGCATACTTCTTGCACACGACCGGACAGGGCTCACCGCAGTTCGTCCAGTTCTTGGTCTCTATCGCTTCTTTGTTGAAGGGCTCCCAGTAGTGCTTCATTATGGCCTCGTGGATCTTAATCCTCTCTTCCTTCTCAATGTAGGGCATCCCCCAGTTGAGGATTGGGACGAAGTCGCCCTCGGCAGGGTAGTTCCCGCCGAAGGTTCCGCCGGTTTTGAGCTTCGGGTTATACTTGTACTTGACGGTCTTCTCGCTTATGATGTCGTTGTATGGCTTCTTGTGAACGCCCTCAACGATGCCCTTGGCGGTTCTGAAGGAGGAGATGTCCTCCCCTGGGAATTTCCTTTTCCTCGGTTTTCCGCCGAAGATTACGCCGACGACGTTGTGCGCCCTCATGAGAACGCTTCCGGAGCCGCCACGAGCTGCCCAGTCCTCGCTTCCTTCAACGCGTTTGCCCTTCCTGAGGGTCTGGGAGAATATTCCGCCGTAGTTGGTGTTCAGCGCGGAAGGACCGACGACGGCAATGCGGTACTCGAAGTCGAACTTCTCGCCGAAGGTGTCTATGAGGTACTGGGTAAGGGCGTAGACTCCTTCTTCCCCTTTGTAACCGTGCCATATCTCGATAAGCCTGTCCAGCTCAATCTCGTGGAGCTCGACGTTGACGTTCGAGCCGTCGTTATAGAGAATGACCACAACCGGTTTCTCCGCCTTCCCTTC encodes:
- the gor gene encoding glyceraldehyde-3-phosphate:ferredoxin oxidoreductase — its product is MKFTVLHLNLNEGKVKSEEFEKKDVYGIIDYGIELHEKLGTHAKDPYDPGNVVVMGRGPFAGSILPGAHRLMFFFRSPLYGTLFPSAMGGAAYAFKNVGVDFVTFEGKAEKPVVVILYNDGSNVNVELHEIELDRLIEIWHGYKGEEGVYALTQYLIDTFGEKFDFEYRIAVVGPSALNTNYGGIFSQTLRKGKRVEGSEDWAARGGSGSVLMRAHNVVGVIFGGKPRKRKFPGEDISSFRTAKGIVEGVHKKPYNDIISEKTVKYKYNPKLKTGGTFGGNYPAEGDFVPILNWGMPYIEKEERIKIHEAIMKHYWEPFNKEAIETKNWTNCGEPCPVVCKKYANGHHIEYEPREANGPLSGVITLRASDISVPTVDAMGFDAIEFGGTAAWVLELVHRGILKPEEVGLSDVPDFTKEALLERPAEASKKNAKLVAELAHRVAFAENEIAKIIGLGKRKASVILDEKFKDRLKYGESFKDYAVYTPLGEDGEMTPTMYWAIGNYIPLPIQGRYWTFYQFGVFLEPEELAQKIIASALWEFWYDNVGWCRFHRGWMKPVLKALFMEAYGENVDMEEHSKRQLKRMIDYAKKTGHGPVFWDSMRVIDLVAKGSEEFGNEKWAGKFRIDKVGTAREYLEKVLDTYSEILGVEWRL
- a CDS encoding NAD(P)/FAD-dependent oxidoreductase, whose translation is MRAVVIGSGIGGLLTAGFLTKNGYDVTVLEKAPYTGGRFTNLNYKGFGLSTGAFHMLPHGEDGPLAHLLKLLGANVTIVNSNPKGMIFYEGKTFHYRDGWKYLGWKERAKATKLLLDIKRNKLPNGEEAEMSGREWIRERIGDNEFTDLFIKSFLGWADSVLDVPAGELAREIKAALKWGGPGLVKGGCKALTDELARIVGENGGKILTRKKAVEVNTEAKKVVTADNEEFSYDVLVSNIGIKETVELLGRDNFDRDYLKKVDSLKPSEGIKYNVALKGEPRIGNTVVFTLDTERINGYNEPTAISAELAPEGYTLIMLHHALQSRGIKAEQNKGIEDIYRIFPNLDEEGEILLIQTYLDGNPVNRVASGQAVEEFPTEDIYIVGDAYKLPGGIEVEGIALGVMRTLERLGLGRFSEWYL